In Uranotaenia lowii strain MFRU-FL chromosome 2, ASM2978415v1, whole genome shotgun sequence, one genomic interval encodes:
- the LOC129744009 gene encoding uncharacterized protein LOC129744009 has product MQTKLPKKCPHCTGSGGMLSRTSYPDPDPGHALRKHRSIEFQGNVHTVRYPDPDPRHAQRWWLHLDYFSSIFGVILQKESKFSREFIDLAGCWRSLMRIWKWLHVIKFRIRYFGEEKKSMDVTPKDKQNL; this is encoded by the exons ATGCAAACAAAGCTTCCAAAGAAATGTCCACACTGTACAGGCTCTGGTGGAATGCTATCCCGGACATCGTATCCGGATCCGGATCCCGGACACGCTCTAAG AAAACATCGATCCATCGAATTCCAAGGAAATGTCCACACGGTACGGTATCCAGATCCGGATCCCAGGCACGCTCAGAGGTGGTGGCTTCACTTGGATtacttttcatcaattttcggtGTTATACTTCAAAAGGAAAGCAAG TTCTCCCGTGAGTTTATCGATCTTGCTGGTTGCTGGAGATCTTTGATGCGGATCTGGAAGTGGCTCCAcgttattaaatttaggatcCGGTACTTCGGGGAAGAAAAGAAAAGTATGGATGTAACTCCTaaagacaaacaaaatttgtga
- the LOC129744008 gene encoding uncharacterized protein LOC129744008, whose amino-acid sequence MGTAFRKQQFKYLAAMSPTTPSFDDLPIMHSPVLSSDQSNLIMTPSPQKFSTLATGCLQPQQPPGSQIQQQLNSIQQQQIIAGSEQQKMALLCSNKKMRGHHNLGTMGNIISRKSDTTATTMLLQDKSTNTKPIVFTQTCNQLMTPRTPNTTGGALQAQNVFTLKSWQLKSVIYIITDLI is encoded by the exons ATGGGGACCGCTTTCCGGAAGCAACAGTTTAAGTATCTAGCCGCCATGAGTCCTACTACTCCTAGTTTCGATGATTTACCTATAATGCATAGTCCAGTTTTAAGCAGTGACCAATCGAATTTGATAATGACACCTTCACCACAAAAGTTTTCGACTTTGGCCACCGGTTGTCTTCAGCCGCAACAACCTCCCGGTTCGCAAATCCAACAACAGCTGAATTCGATACAGCAACAGCAAATCATAGCCGGAAGTGAACAGCAGAAAATGGCTCTTCTGTGCAGTAACAAAAAGATGCGTGGCCACCACAATTTAGGTACAATGGGCAACATAATTAGCAGGAAAAGCGATACCACG gcAACAACGATGCTGCTGCAGGACAAAAGTACAAACACCAAACCGATTGTGTTTACTCAGACATGCAACCAGTTGATGACGCCGCGAACACCCAACACGACCGGCGGTGCCCTGCAGGCCCAGAATGTATTTACTTTAAAATCTTGGCAGTTGAAATCAGTGATTTATATTATTACAGACttaatttga
- the LOC129744007 gene encoding LOW QUALITY PROTEIN: putative ATP-dependent RNA helicase DHX57 (The sequence of the model RefSeq protein was modified relative to this genomic sequence to represent the inferred CDS: substituted 2 bases at 2 genomic stop codons) — translation MKEDRNMESLEMVWVSRANALQRKGGAGRVMPGVCIQLFTRPRFTSHILGQPVPEIHRKPLEPLLLRIKTLETFRGQSLKLELTGTEINSNGENNRLLVAILXVALYPKVIKVLTPEKSFISGASGAVHKLPQPSDLGFKTQKDGYVFLYPSSINATCGHFNSPCLAYQEKVKTSRIYIRDTTIVPLLPMVLFSGSDLQIELHGGDFVILLEDEWIVLQAKMIKFLRLELAKVLELXISNPLLNLAHHEHGRKVIGTIMQLIMKE, via the coding sequence ATGAAGGAGGATAGGAATATGGAATCGTTGGAGATGGTTTGGGTTTCCAGGGCTAACGCTTTGCAAAGGAAGGGTGGAGCTGGTCGTGTTATGCCCGGAGTTTGTATTCAACTGTTTACGAGACCAAGGTTTACGAGTCATATACTGGGTCAACCGGTGCCGGAGATTCATCGAAAACCATTAGAACCACTTCTGTTGAGGATCAAAACGCTCGAAACTTTTAGAGGTCAATCGCTGAAGCTCGAGCTTACCGGGACGGAAATAAATTCGAACGGAGAGAATAATCGGCTCCTAGTGGCCATCCTATGAGTTGCCCTCTACCCAAAGGTCATCAAAGTGTTAACCCCAGAGAAAAGCTTCATCAGTGGAGCGAGTGGTGCGGTACACAAACTGCCTCAACCGTCCGATCTTGGTTTTAAAACCCAAAAGGATGGATACGTTTTCTTGTATCCATCCTCGATAAATGCCACATGTGGCCACTTCAATTCCCCGTGCCTGGCCTACCAGGAAAAGGTTAAAACGTCCCGGATCTACATTCGGGATACCACAATAGTTCCGCTGCTACCGATGGTCCTGTTCTCGGGCAGTGATCTGCAGATAGAACTGCACGGTGGCGATTTCGTGATCCTGCTGGAGGATGAGTGGATTGTGCTGCAGGCGAAAATGATTAAATTCTTACGCCTCGAGCTGGCTAAAGTTTTGGAGCTTTAAATTTCCAATCCGTTGCTGAATTTGGCACACCACGAGCATGGCCGCAAGGTCATTGGAACTATTATGCAGTTAATTATGAAGGAGTAA
- the LOC129744006 gene encoding ubiquitin-like modifier-activating enzyme atg7 produces the protein MEEGADINVLRFVPLKSFVHSDFWYKLTDIKLHIDKLDDSPKPAFATIQQADNSRPVVEVNCTAFNKEPPHQGLSYPIVGTLLNKNTVEEFKTADKNQLIRNISLKYYKDLLSKDRINTSSEVAFFLLFSFADFKSHKYLYWFAFPVARDFIFNAQKTENILTTFNEETKTNFAENVKRFLKQSREIFFIYDSLNNVIRTLSEVVQHQDRTDNLKTVELETTYFCCIDFSSEEIPSWLLRQLLCYLTITCISLSGKIIKCINVRSEIGSSTVYRIKMPNHESNIEQINWIGWETNDHGKFAPRLADMSKVLDPMVLAEKSISLNLTLMKWRLLPDLDLDVISKTKYLLLGAGTLGCGVARSLLAWGAHHITFVDYGNVSLSNPVRQTLFLYEDAVNGGKPKATTAAERLKQIHPCVVSSGHCFKIPMPGHTVGDSQVGETLDALNNLKELIQEHDVIFLLMDSRESRWLPTMLTNYYGKMTINSALGFDSFLVMRHGSRTKMASVESNEIEGFKEVQGSNLGCYFCNDVVAPGNSMKDRTLDQQCTVTRPAVSNMASSLAVEMTIALLQHNQRDSVSAYYRINNSTDIHNNSIPEGILGMIPHSIRGNISTYEYLITASTKFSECIACSKHVLDKYEAGGNDFILSVLNSSEVLEDVTGISQLKSDIDHEIDFDSDED, from the exons ATGGAAGAGGGTGCAGATATCAATGTTTTACGGTTTGTTCCGCTGAAATCCTTTGTGCACTCAGATTTTTGGTACAAGTTGACCGACATTAAACTGCACATCGACAAATTGGATGATTCACCCAAACCAGCTTTTGCCACTATACAACAAGCGGACAATTCGAGACCAGTCGTGGAAGTCAATTGCACGGCTTTTAACAA ggaACCACCACATCAAGGTTTGTCATACCCAATTGTAGGGAcacttttgaacaaaaacacagTAGAAGAATTCAAAACAGCTGACAAAAACCAACTTATAAGAAATATAAGCCTGAAATACTACAAAGATCTGCTTTCCAAAGATCGTATTAACACGAGTTCAGAAGTggcattttttcttcttttttcttttgcg GAtttcaaatcacacaaatacTTGTATTGGTTCGCATTTCCCGTGGCTCGGGATTTCATTTTCAATGCTCAGAAAACGGAAAATATACTGACAACATTCaacgaagaaacaaaaactaacTTCGCAGAAAATGTAAAACGTTTTTTGAAGCAATCGCGAGAAATTTTCTTCATCTACGATTCACTTAACAATGTGATTCGAACGTTATCAGAGGTTGTACAGCATCAAGATAGAACGGACAATTTAAAAACCGTTGAGCTTGAGACGACGTACTTCTGCTGTATTGATTTTTCATCTGAGGAAATCCCTAGCTGGCTGTTAAGACAGTTATTGTGCTATCTTACAATTACATG TATCTCTCTGTCGGGTAAAATCATCAAATGCATCAATGTACGATCAGAAATCGGTTCAAGTACAGTTTATAGGATAAAAATGCCTAATCATGAGTCCAATattgaacaaataaattggattgGCTGGGAAACAAATGACCATGGCAAGTTTGCCCCCAGATTGGCCGATATGTCCAAGGTATTGGATCCCATGGT tTTGGCCGAAAAATCCATAAGCCTGAATTTAACTCTGATGAAATGGAGGCTGTTGCCAGATCTGGATTTAGATGTGATTAGCAAAACCAAATATTTACTGCTCGGTGCTGGAACGTTAGGTTGTGGAGTGGCTCGATCTTTGCTG GCCTGGGGAGCACATCACATCACTTTTGTTGACTATGGCAATGTGTCATTATCGAATCCTGTGCGTCAAACTCTTTTCCTGTATGAAGATGCTGTTAATGGCGGTAAACCCAAAGCAACGACGGCTGCAGAAAGACTTAAACAGATTCATCCCTGTGTG GTATCATCTGGTCATTGTTTCAAAATTCCTATGCCTGGGCACACCGTTGGAGATTCTCAGGTCGGAGAAACATTAGACGCCCTGAACAACTTGAAAGAACTAATTCAAGAACATGATGTGATATTCTTACTAATGGATTCTCGAGAAAGCCGATGGCTCCCTACAATGCTGACAAATTACTATGGAAAA aTGACGATTAATTCAGCTCTCGGTTTCGACTCATTCCTGGTCATGCGTCATGGTTCTAGAACTAAGATGGCTAGTGTTGAATCTAACGAAATTGAAGGCTTCAAAGAAGTTCAAGGAAGCAATTTGGGTTGCTATTTCTGTAACGACGTTGTTGCCCCAGGAAAT tCAATGAAGGATAGAACGCTCGATCAACAGTGTACTGTAACACGGCCGGCAGTCTCGAATATGGCTTCTAGCTTGGCAGTTGAAATGACCATTGCGCTACTGCAGCATAACCAAag AGATTCTGTATCAGCTTACTATCgaataaataattcaacagATATTCACAATAACAGTATTCCTGAAGGCATCCTCGGAATGATTCCACACTCCATTCGGGGAAATATAAGCACCTATGAGTATTTGATTACAGCCTCTACAAAATTTTCTGAATGCATTGCTTGCTCCAAG CACGTTTTGGATAAATATGAGGCAGGTGGCAATGACTTCATACTAAGTGTTTTGAACTCCTCCGAGGTGTTGGAGGATGTAACTGGAATTTCACAACTGAAAAGCGAC